From the Oxalobacter vibrioformis genome, the window CCACTGTGTAAGGTAAGGAAGCCAAAATGATTCCGGCAGCTGAAAAGCTGCCGGAAAAGTTTAATGTCGCATGACAGAAGGAAGCTGCTGTTGCCATGGCTCGGTCATTTCCCGGATATTCCGGTCATGTGCCATGATTTCTTTCAACAAGCGGATTTTACGGCGAAGCGGTTCACCGGTCAGCGGTGTTTTCTTCAGCGTTTTGACATATTCCACCTGTTTTGCACACTGATTTTCGAGTGTTTCAAAATCACCCCAGTTTCTGGCAAGTGCAGCTTCCGCCATTTGTGCGGTCAGTCCCGCAAGGCGCTCGTACACGTTAATTATTT encodes:
- a CDS encoding flagellar protein FliT, whose amino-acid sequence is MGSLEIINVYERLAGLTAQMAEAALARNWGDFETLENQCAKQVEYVKTLKKTPLTGEPLRRKIRLLKEIMAHDRNIREMTEPWQQQLPSVMRH